From Saprospiraceae bacterium, one genomic window encodes:
- the lpxA gene encoding acyl-ACP--UDP-N-acetylglucosamine O-acyltransferase, which yields MISPLSNISPKAKIGMGTQIEPFVSIYDDVVIGSNCWIGPYVTIMDGARIGDHVKIYPGAVISSAPQDLKYAGEQTTLEIGNNTIVREFCTLNKGTKAAFTTKIGSNCLLMAYVHVAHDCIIHDHVILANNVTLAGHIEIFDYAILGGLTAVHQFTKVGAHTMIGGGSLVSKDVPPYIKAGREPLMYEGVNVVGLGRRGFDKEQIDRMHEIYRYMFVKHRNISKALEAIENELPDSLEKRDILKFVSTSERGLIKGLS from the coding sequence ATGATATCACCATTGTCCAACATTAGCCCTAAAGCCAAAATCGGTATGGGTACTCAGATCGAACCATTCGTAAGTATTTACGATGATGTTGTGATTGGGAGTAACTGTTGGATAGGTCCATATGTGACAATTATGGATGGGGCCAGGATTGGTGACCATGTAAAAATTTATCCAGGTGCTGTAATCAGTTCTGCACCACAAGATTTAAAGTATGCAGGTGAACAAACTACCCTGGAAATAGGAAATAATACCATTGTTCGGGAATTTTGTACGCTGAACAAAGGAACCAAAGCCGCTTTTACCACAAAGATTGGCTCTAATTGTCTCCTAATGGCATATGTTCATGTTGCACATGATTGCATCATTCACGATCATGTAATCTTAGCCAACAATGTGACCCTGGCGGGGCATATTGAGATATTTGATTACGCCATTTTGGGTGGTTTGACAGCCGTTCACCAGTTTACCAAAGTTGGTGCACACACCATGATTGGTGGCGGTTCTTTGGTTTCAAAAGATGTTCCCCCTTACATCAAAGCGGGTCGTGAACCTCTCATGTATGAAGGCGTCAATGTCGTCGGGCTCGGTAGGAGAGGCTTTGATAAAGAGCAAATTGACAGGATGCATGAAATTTATAGATACATGTTTGTGAAACACCGCAACATATCAAAGGCATTGGAAGCAATTGAAAATGAACTCCCGGATAGCTTAGAGAAAAGAGACATCTTAAAATTTGTAAGCACGAGCGAACGCGGCCTGATCAAAGGTTTGAGTTGA
- a CDS encoding bifunctional UDP-3-O-[3-hydroxymyristoyl] N-acetylglucosamine deacetylase/3-hydroxyacyl-ACP dehydratase — translation MNQTTLAKEATVSGVGLHTGKPVTLTFKPAEAGFGIKFKRVDLPDQPVIPADVSRVISTNRGTTLQEGLAQVWTVEHTLSALSGMGIDNVLIELDGPEIPILDGSARIFVDLFKAAEIIQLDAPKEYMVIREPLSFEDEQTGAEYTILPSDHFELTSMIDFESTVLGQQFATLANLKDYPEEIAPCRTFVFLHELEKLLEQNLIKGGDLENAIVLVDRLMSQNDLDALAKKLNKPSVKVEKEGVLNTLALHFPNEPARHKLLDVLGDLTLLGRPIMGKIITSKSGHRSNVEFAKFILKKWSEKKKLEGIPVYDPDATPLYNTVQIQQMLPHRYPFLLVDKIIEMSDNHVVGIKNISINEGLFQGHFPNNPVFPGMLQLEALAQTGGVLALSKQDQPDGYDTYFVKVENARFRQKVLPGDTLILKMVLISPIRRGLVQMSGCAFVGTKLVCEAELTAQIIKRDS, via the coding sequence ATGAACCAAACCACATTGGCCAAAGAGGCCACTGTTTCTGGAGTAGGACTTCACACCGGCAAACCAGTTACTCTCACTTTTAAACCAGCTGAGGCAGGGTTTGGCATTAAATTTAAAAGAGTGGATTTGCCAGATCAACCTGTAATTCCGGCGGATGTCTCCAGGGTAATCTCGACGAACAGGGGTACGACTTTGCAAGAAGGCTTGGCCCAGGTTTGGACAGTTGAACATACTCTTTCTGCTTTATCTGGAATGGGTATCGACAATGTTTTAATTGAGCTTGATGGTCCCGAAATTCCGATACTGGATGGAAGTGCTAGAATTTTTGTCGACTTATTTAAAGCGGCAGAAATTATCCAATTGGATGCTCCAAAGGAATACATGGTGATCCGCGAACCGTTGAGTTTTGAAGACGAACAGACTGGAGCTGAATATACAATATTGCCGAGTGATCACTTTGAGCTGACCTCCATGATCGATTTCGAATCCACTGTATTGGGTCAGCAATTTGCCACTTTGGCTAATTTAAAGGATTACCCTGAAGAAATTGCTCCTTGTAGGACTTTCGTATTTCTTCATGAGTTGGAAAAGCTCCTGGAGCAAAATCTTATAAAGGGTGGTGACCTTGAAAATGCAATTGTTTTGGTGGACCGATTGATGTCACAAAATGATTTGGATGCTTTGGCTAAAAAACTAAACAAACCCTCTGTAAAGGTGGAAAAAGAAGGTGTTTTAAATACCCTTGCCCTCCATTTTCCAAATGAACCAGCCAGGCATAAATTGTTGGATGTTTTAGGTGATCTGACCCTACTTGGACGACCAATAATGGGTAAAATAATAACTTCTAAATCCGGACATCGATCCAATGTCGAATTTGCCAAGTTTATACTTAAAAAATGGTCCGAAAAGAAAAAATTGGAAGGTATTCCTGTTTATGATCCAGATGCTACTCCACTCTATAACACTGTTCAGATTCAACAAATGCTGCCCCACAGGTATCCTTTTTTATTGGTGGACAAGATTATTGAAATGTCTGATAATCATGTAGTTGGGATTAAAAATATCAGCATCAATGAGGGCTTGTTTCAAGGTCACTTTCCCAACAATCCGGTCTTCCCGGGAATGCTCCAATTGGAAGCACTTGCTCAGACGGGTGGCGTATTGGCTTTAAGTAAGCAGGACCAACCAGACGGTTACGATACCTATTTTGTAAAAGTCGAAAATGCAAGATTCCGTCAGAAAGTTTTGCCTGGAGACACTTTGATTCTTAAAATGGTATTAATTTCGCCCATTCGCAGAGGATTGGTTCAAATGAGCGGATGTGCTTTCGTTGGAACTAAGCTGGTATGTGAGGCAGAATTAACCGCCCAAATCATCAAAAGGGATTCATGA
- the lpxD gene encoding UDP-3-O-(3-hydroxymyristoyl)glucosamine N-acyltransferase has product MKLTAGQLATLVNGTLEGDPDLELTQPSKIEEASNGSVCFIGNPKYASYLYGSAASLVIVPADFKPTSNNHPALLRVKDVYQTVGDLLNLFASEINNSNIIHTTAQLDPSVSVDENANIGAFTVIESGVKIGKNAMIGAQVYIGKNVTIGNDVKLFPGVRIYHDCEIGNFVTLHSNTVIGSDGFGFAINQDKSYKKIAQIGNVIIQDHVEIGANSSIDRGTMGSTVIEEGCKLDNLIQVAHNVRIGAHTVIAAQSGIAGSTKIGKYCIIGGQVGIAGHLTIADGSVVQAQSGIASSINEDSKKWYGSPAIDYLSFLRAYSEFTKLPATSKKIRDLENIIKSFQSQT; this is encoded by the coding sequence ATGAAATTGACTGCTGGTCAACTGGCTACCTTGGTTAATGGAACTCTGGAGGGGGACCCGGATTTAGAGTTGACCCAACCCAGCAAAATTGAAGAAGCGTCGAATGGCAGCGTTTGCTTTATCGGAAACCCTAAATATGCTTCCTATTTGTATGGATCGGCGGCCTCTTTGGTGATCGTACCCGCCGATTTTAAACCCACTAGCAACAATCATCCTGCTTTACTCAGGGTAAAGGATGTCTACCAAACAGTTGGTGATCTATTGAATTTATTTGCTTCGGAAATCAATAATTCAAATATTATTCATACCACCGCACAATTAGATCCAAGTGTAAGTGTAGATGAAAATGCCAATATTGGAGCTTTTACAGTCATTGAAAGTGGAGTGAAAATCGGGAAGAATGCAATGATTGGTGCCCAGGTTTATATTGGTAAAAATGTAACCATTGGGAACGATGTCAAATTGTTTCCAGGGGTGCGAATTTATCATGATTGTGAAATTGGCAATTTTGTGACATTGCACTCCAATACTGTCATAGGAAGCGATGGTTTTGGTTTTGCCATCAATCAAGACAAATCATATAAGAAAATAGCGCAAATTGGTAATGTCATTATACAGGATCATGTCGAAATTGGAGCCAATAGCTCCATTGATAGAGGTACCATGGGATCTACGGTCATAGAGGAAGGTTGCAAATTGGACAATTTGATTCAGGTGGCCCATAATGTTAGAATTGGTGCGCACACAGTTATTGCCGCCCAATCTGGGATTGCGGGAAGCACTAAAATTGGGAAATATTGTATCATTGGAGGACAAGTTGGCATTGCCGGTCATTTGACCATTGCTGATGGTTCTGTAGTGCAGGCCCAAAGTGGTATAGCCTCATCGATTAATGAGGACAGCAAAAAATGGTATGGATCCCCTGCCATAGATTATCTGAGCTTTCTAAGGGCATACAGCGAATTCACAAAATTGCCTGCAACTTCTAAGAAGATTCGCGATCTTGAAAATATTATTAAATCATTTCAATCCCAAACATGA
- a CDS encoding tetratricopeptide repeat protein — MAKQKHTKRPEKIIQIKDNTPAATELSKGPKWLIWLILLICFGVFSPSLKNDFVNWDDDRNVYENPLIVNQKEIQHKKIFSTPVIGNYNPLSNWTFAVEYHFFGMNPKVMHWTNLILHLICVFFSFKILQNLGLKPWFAAFGALLFAIHPMRVESVAWITERKDVLFAAFFLPAFYLYLQKLDRPKSISMVWIFLLFAIGLFAKIQMVSLPLAMLTADYLKGRPLKWNLITEKWIFLFGSLAFGLLGLYILRQEGSLEANQTHAGILRIFIGCYSFLTYLIKWLIPYMNVPLYPYPEKLTIWHYLSLPGALVVAFGYYLAFRKKMTQLFFGLTFFLVNVFFLLQFLGAGQGYLADRFTYVAYLGLFFVMSWYMQKWWEQFPHLRSFLRAGIAFYLSIFAILSYRQCKFWKNSDTLWTRVIEYYDNTPLPFNNRANYYRDLKQFDKALADYSKAISLNAGHATFNSRAKLFFNRNEDQKAIEDYNIAIQKSPGTAEYYTNRGAAYAKLNQLDQALVDLNKAVELDKDWKVAYLNRSIIFQIKGDFANALADIDNYLRLEPNNADLWYEGARCQRMLNNLPKAIEYFTTSIQYNPKLGLAYLERAKTYESMGQVEKAQNDYLEAGRLGVKQN; from the coding sequence ATGGCTAAGCAAAAACATACCAAAAGACCGGAAAAAATTATCCAAATCAAGGATAATACACCAGCTGCAACTGAGCTATCAAAAGGTCCAAAATGGCTTATATGGCTTATCTTGTTGATTTGTTTTGGGGTTTTTAGCCCCAGTCTTAAAAATGACTTTGTCAATTGGGATGATGACCGAAATGTGTATGAAAATCCGCTGATTGTAAATCAAAAAGAAATACAGCATAAAAAAATATTTTCGACACCTGTCATTGGGAATTATAATCCATTAAGCAATTGGACCTTTGCGGTAGAGTACCATTTCTTTGGAATGAATCCAAAAGTGATGCATTGGACCAATTTGATTCTCCATTTAATTTGCGTTTTCTTTTCTTTTAAGATACTACAAAATCTTGGGCTTAAGCCGTGGTTTGCTGCCTTTGGAGCCTTGCTTTTTGCCATTCATCCCATGCGGGTGGAATCTGTGGCTTGGATCACTGAGCGCAAAGATGTATTGTTTGCTGCATTTTTTCTACCGGCATTTTATTTATACCTACAAAAATTGGATAGACCCAAATCCATATCAATGGTATGGATTTTTCTCTTGTTTGCCATTGGTCTTTTTGCTAAAATACAAATGGTTTCTTTACCATTGGCCATGTTGACTGCTGATTATCTCAAAGGTCGTCCGTTAAAATGGAATTTAATCACAGAAAAGTGGATATTCCTATTTGGCTCTTTGGCTTTCGGATTACTTGGCCTATATATTCTCAGGCAAGAGGGATCGCTGGAAGCAAATCAAACCCATGCAGGAATACTCAGAATATTTATCGGCTGTTACAGTTTTTTGACTTATCTTATTAAATGGCTGATACCATATATGAATGTTCCACTGTATCCTTATCCCGAAAAGCTTACAATTTGGCACTATCTATCCTTGCCAGGTGCACTGGTTGTAGCGTTTGGTTATTACCTGGCTTTTAGAAAAAAAATGACTCAACTGTTTTTTGGCCTGACTTTTTTTCTGGTCAATGTATTTTTTCTGCTTCAATTTTTGGGTGCGGGTCAGGGCTACCTTGCTGACCGGTTTACTTATGTCGCCTATTTGGGATTGTTCTTTGTTATGTCCTGGTATATGCAGAAATGGTGGGAGCAATTTCCTCATCTTCGATCTTTTTTAAGAGCTGGAATTGCATTTTACCTTTCGATTTTTGCCATACTTAGTTACCGGCAATGTAAGTTTTGGAAGAATTCAGATACATTATGGACCCGTGTCATTGAATACTATGATAATACTCCTCTGCCATTCAACAATAGAGCAAATTATTACAGAGATTTAAAACAATTTGATAAGGCATTGGCCGATTACAGTAAAGCTATTTCGCTGAATGCAGGACACGCTACGTTCAATAGCCGGGCAAAATTATTTTTTAACAGAAATGAAGATCAAAAAGCGATTGAAGACTACAACATAGCCATTCAGAAAAGCCCGGGCACAGCTGAGTATTATACCAACAGAGGAGCAGCCTATGCAAAGTTGAATCAATTGGATCAGGCTTTGGTGGATCTTAACAAAGCGGTGGAACTGGATAAAGATTGGAAAGTGGCATATCTCAACAGATCCATTATTTTTCAAATCAAAGGTGATTTTGCAAATGCGCTTGCAGACATTGACAATTACCTCAGGTTAGAACCAAACAACGCTGATTTGTGGTACGAAGGTGCAAGATGTCAAAGAATGCTAAATAATTTGCCGAAGGCAATCGAATATTTCACCACTTCGATACAATACAATCCCAAATTAGGATTAGCTTATCTTGAAAGAGCCAAAACCTACGAATCAATGGGACAAGTCGAAAAAGCCCAGAATGACTATTTAGAAGCTGGTAGGCTTGGGGTCAAACAAAATTAA
- the recN gene encoding DNA repair protein RecN codes for MLKSIRIKNYAIIDHLEIEWPEGFTAITGETGAGKSILIGALQFVLGNRADVKVLRNQNEKCVVEVCFSLNNEIQNQLDIILEEKTDGELILRREINPAGKSRTFINDTPALVQNIQTVAPFLISIHQQFDQLDLLEEAKQFELLDSFSQLKSEFINYKKNYSQYLILCKQIDECTHKLNEHLAEQDFIQFQFNELNQAQLNPDEYKQLEDDLNIASKSEVIIQNIQQINILLESEKGIIDQLQEVTQLLKPIRIETQIEEFYQSFIQMKEEIRELTHSLEKFKDRMEFDPSRLSQMQERFDQLTRLHNKYRVTSIEGLIEIKDQLQSKLKGYGEFEDKLKTLELNKKELETELIEQALLLRKGRLKNSTFLKKEIVDLLHQLGMEHGQFEINLTELDQLNQFGMDRLEYLFSANKGSSPKAIKNQASGGEISRLNLAIKSIVAANSHLPTLIFDEIDSGVSGQIALQMGSILRQMAEQHQLITITHSAQIASRAEHHFFVYKDSKATTTNTKLKLLNNQERLTEIAKMLSGDPPTVSAIKNAKELIALQ; via the coding sequence ATGTTAAAAAGTATACGCATTAAAAATTATGCCATTATCGATCATCTCGAAATAGAATGGCCTGAAGGATTTACTGCAATTACCGGCGAAACCGGGGCGGGTAAATCCATTCTGATTGGTGCCTTGCAATTTGTGTTGGGAAACAGAGCAGATGTCAAAGTATTGCGAAATCAAAATGAAAAATGTGTGGTTGAAGTTTGTTTTTCCCTAAATAATGAAATTCAAAATCAATTGGATATTATTCTGGAAGAAAAAACAGATGGCGAATTAATATTAAGAAGAGAAATAAATCCAGCTGGAAAATCAAGAACATTTATAAATGACACCCCTGCCCTTGTACAAAATATACAAACCGTTGCGCCGTTTTTGATCAGTATTCATCAACAGTTTGATCAACTGGATTTATTAGAGGAGGCCAAGCAATTTGAATTATTGGATAGCTTCTCACAACTTAAATCTGAATTTATAAATTATAAAAAGAATTATTCTCAATATCTAATCCTGTGCAAACAAATTGATGAATGTACCCATAAACTTAACGAGCACTTGGCCGAACAGGATTTTATTCAATTTCAATTTAATGAACTAAACCAGGCTCAATTAAACCCAGATGAATACAAACAATTGGAAGATGATTTGAATATTGCTTCTAAATCAGAAGTAATCATTCAAAATATACAACAAATTAATATACTATTAGAGTCAGAAAAAGGCATCATTGATCAGCTGCAGGAAGTTACCCAATTGCTTAAACCAATAAGAATTGAAACACAGATTGAAGAGTTCTACCAGAGTTTTATCCAAATGAAGGAGGAAATAAGAGAATTGACCCATAGTTTGGAGAAATTTAAAGATAGAATGGAATTTGATCCTTCCAGACTTTCACAAATGCAGGAAAGATTTGATCAACTAACCCGTCTACACAACAAATACCGTGTGACATCGATTGAGGGGTTGATTGAGATAAAAGATCAGTTACAATCCAAATTGAAAGGATATGGGGAATTTGAAGACAAGCTTAAAACACTTGAGCTTAACAAAAAAGAATTGGAAACAGAATTAATTGAGCAAGCTTTATTACTCAGAAAAGGCAGATTAAAAAATAGTACATTCCTAAAAAAAGAAATTGTCGATCTACTTCATCAACTTGGAATGGAGCATGGTCAGTTTGAGATCAATTTGACTGAACTTGATCAACTTAACCAATTTGGCATGGATCGGTTGGAATATTTATTCTCTGCCAACAAAGGCTCTTCTCCAAAGGCTATTAAAAATCAAGCTTCTGGGGGAGAAATTTCAAGATTAAATTTAGCCATTAAATCAATTGTTGCTGCCAATTCGCATTTACCGACCTTGATTTTTGATGAAATCGACAGTGGAGTATCCGGACAAATTGCCCTTCAAATGGGAAGTATATTAAGGCAAATGGCAGAGCAACACCAGCTTATTACCATTACGCATTCCGCCCAAATAGCCTCACGGGCAGAGCATCATTTTTTTGTTTATAAGGACAGCAAGGCTACGACAACCAATACCAAATTAAAACTGTTAAACAATCAAGAGAGATTGACAGAAATTGCAAAAATGCTCAGTGGAGATCCTCCGACAGTATCTGCCATAAAAAATGCCAAAGAGTTAATCGCGTTACAATAA
- a CDS encoding SDR family oxidoreductase has product MSHQLLAGKRGIIFGALDEQSIAWHVAEKCVEQGARISLTNAPVAMRMGKIFELGTKLNAEVIPADATLLEDLEALLQKSMQALGGKIDFILHSIGMSLNVRKGKSYTDLNYEFMQKTFDISAISFHKLMQTAYKLDAIENGGSILALTYIAAQRIFPDYSEMTESKALLESFARSFGYHYGVHKKVRVNTISQSPTWTTAGSGVKGFKEFFDYADKMSPLGNASADSCADYCVVMFSDLTKMVTMQNLYHDGGFSSMGMSPALLNL; this is encoded by the coding sequence ATGTCACATCAACTATTAGCTGGAAAAAGAGGCATCATCTTCGGAGCTCTTGACGAACAATCCATTGCATGGCATGTCGCGGAGAAATGTGTTGAGCAGGGAGCGAGAATCAGTCTCACCAATGCTCCGGTGGCTATGCGCATGGGGAAAATTTTTGAACTTGGTACAAAACTGAATGCTGAGGTGATTCCTGCAGACGCCACTCTTTTGGAAGACCTGGAAGCGCTTTTGCAAAAATCCATGCAGGCATTGGGGGGTAAAATAGATTTTATTCTGCATTCCATCGGAATGTCATTGAATGTCCGCAAAGGCAAAAGTTATACCGACTTAAATTATGAATTCATGCAAAAGACTTTTGACATCTCTGCCATATCTTTTCACAAATTAATGCAAACAGCGTATAAGTTGGATGCAATTGAAAATGGAGGTTCAATCCTTGCATTAACATATATTGCAGCACAAAGAATATTTCCGGATTATAGCGAGATGACAGAATCAAAAGCACTTTTAGAATCTTTTGCAAGAAGTTTTGGTTATCACTATGGAGTACATAAGAAAGTTCGGGTAAATACAATCTCACAATCACCTACTTGGACCACTGCCGGTTCTGGAGTAAAAGGATTTAAAGAATTTTTTGATTATGCGGATAAAATGAGTCCCTTGGGTAATGCTTCAGCCGATTCCTGTGCAGATTATTGTGTGGTCATGTTTTCTGATTTGACCAAAATGGTAACGATGCAAAATTTATACCATGATGGAGGATTTTCATCCATGGGTATGAGTCCAGCACTTTTAAATCTATAA
- a CDS encoding choice-of-anchor B family protein → MKLFYLLLLFFYQTVLGAQAVQLELLGHWRDPEIVGSAAYNNAFNEVWGVWVDGREYAVIGSTYGSHFIDVTEPQNPVEVYRVKGGSSGTHIIHRDFKTYQCYLYAVCDEGSSSTLQIMDLSYLPDSVHLVYNNNSLFTRSHNIFIDVPKARLYTSAETGNSGRFALGLYDISNPENPKFLNHYSQFGNIEAGHVHDCFVTNDTAYLNCGNDGFAVMDFSDYTAPKSLYTLTPTEYPHSGYNHSGWLTPDGTRYVMADETHGAPMKLIHFGDWSKIKISALMGIIRDDKEIPHNPLISCDYAYIAYYYDGLQIYRITDPQKVERLYHYPTSKIANRKSYEGAWGVYPFLPSGNILVADMQTGLYVIKGIETPCNISKTCQTISSSDPILNESDLLTIYPNPSNGIFNIQSKENIIAIKLYDLAGKEIYLSTSKPNHQVSHLVEIPDIQSGLYFVKITLENNRTILQKLLISQ, encoded by the coding sequence ATGAAATTATTTTATTTATTGCTATTATTCTTCTATCAAACTGTATTGGGTGCTCAAGCTGTCCAACTAGAATTGCTAGGACATTGGAGGGATCCTGAGATCGTTGGGTCGGCTGCATACAACAATGCATTTAATGAGGTGTGGGGTGTTTGGGTAGATGGTCGTGAATATGCTGTGATAGGCTCCACCTACGGTAGCCATTTTATCGATGTCACAGAACCGCAAAATCCAGTGGAGGTTTACAGAGTAAAGGGGGGATCTTCAGGAACTCATATCATCCACAGGGATTTTAAAACCTATCAATGTTATCTATATGCGGTTTGCGATGAAGGATCGTCCAGTACATTGCAAATCATGGATTTGAGCTACCTTCCCGATAGTGTACATTTGGTTTACAATAACAATTCCCTTTTCACCAGATCGCATAATATTTTCATTGATGTGCCAAAAGCGCGTTTGTACACAAGCGCGGAAACAGGTAACTCTGGAAGGTTTGCACTTGGTTTATACGACATCTCAAATCCGGAAAATCCAAAATTTCTCAATCACTATTCACAATTTGGTAACATCGAAGCTGGCCATGTGCACGATTGTTTTGTAACCAATGACACGGCATATCTAAATTGCGGAAATGATGGTTTTGCTGTGATGGATTTTAGTGATTACACTGCTCCAAAGAGTTTGTACACATTGACTCCTACTGAATATCCACACAGCGGTTATAATCATTCAGGATGGCTTACACCGGATGGTACACGGTATGTAATGGCAGATGAAACACATGGAGCTCCTATGAAATTAATCCACTTTGGTGATTGGTCTAAAATAAAAATCAGCGCTTTGATGGGAATCATCCGCGATGACAAAGAAATTCCCCATAATCCTCTGATCAGCTGCGACTATGCTTATATTGCCTATTATTATGATGGACTACAGATCTATCGAATCACAGATCCACAGAAAGTAGAAAGGTTATACCACTACCCTACCTCAAAAATTGCAAATAGAAAAAGTTATGAAGGTGCGTGGGGTGTTTACCCATTTTTACCTTCGGGAAATATTTTAGTCGCGGATATGCAAACAGGTCTCTATGTCATTAAAGGAATTGAAACGCCATGCAACATTTCCAAGACATGTCAAACAATCAGCAGTTCAGATCCTATTCTCAATGAATCAGATCTCCTTACAATATATCCCAATCCATCAAACGGTATTTTTAATATTCAATCCAAAGAAAACATCATTGCAATAAAATTATACGATTTGGCTGGTAAAGAAATCTATCTTTCCACTTCAAAGCCAAACCACCAAGTCAGTCATTTGGTTGAAATACCAGACATTCAAAGTGGCTTATATTTTGTTAAAATCACTCTTGAAAACAACCGTACCATCCTCCAAAAATTGCTTATTTCACAATAA